The nucleotide sequence CCTCGGACGGCCCCTCAGTTCGTCTTGCCGGTGGGCGCGTCCGGGGCGGAGACCGTGGAGTGGTCGACGACGTCGAGCGCGTCGGTGGCCGCCAGCGGCTGGCCCGCGTCCGCGACCCGGATGCCGGTCTTGGCGCGCCGGCCGCGCCGCTCGATCCAGGTGGCGAGGGCGGAGAGGGCCAGACACATCGCGATGTAGATGGCGCCGCCGACGATGATCACCGGAACGTAGGGGTTGTCGTCGTTGACGACGATGTTCCCGGCCAGCTGCTGAAGCTGGAACAGCAGCTCCTGGTAGGTGATGACATAGCCGAGGGAGGTGTCCTTCAGCGTCACCACCAGCTGGCTGATGATGGTCGGCAGCATCGCCCGTACGGCCTGCGGCACCAGGACCGTCAACATGACCTGGGTCTTGCGCATGCCCAGGGCGTAGGCGGCCTCGCGCTGGCCCCTGGGCACCGAGTTGATGCCCGCCCGCAACACCTCGGCCTGGACCGAGCCGTTGTAGACGGTCAGTCCGATGACCAGCGCCCAGAAGCCGGTGTTGTCACCGCTGAGCCCCAGGTCCGACCGGTAGGTCAGGAAGAGCACCCACAGCACGTAGATGGTGATCAGCAGCGGGACGGCCCGGAACAGCTCGATGAAACCGGTCGCGAACCAGCGGACGGCCTTGTGGTCCGAGAGCCGGCCGACGGCGAGCAGGACGCCGAGGGCCAGCGAGAGGACCGCCGCGACCGCGAACACCTTCAAGGTGGTGACCACACCGTCGCGGATGCTGGTCCGCACGCCCGCGTAGTTGAAGATGTCCCACATCTCGGGCGCGAACTGACCCTTGTCGTTCAGCCGCACCACGGCGAAGACGATCAGCCCGAGGACGGCCAGGCCGCCGACGACGGAGTAGATGCGGTTCCGGACGCGGGCCTTGGGGCCGGGGGCGTCGTACAGGACGCTCGAGCTCATCGGGCCACCTCCAGGCGGCTCTCCAGCAGTCGGAAGAGACCGCTGATGGCGAAGGTGATGACCAGATAGCACAGCGCGATCCACAGGAAGATCCAGCCGATCGCGAAGCCCTTGTCGCTCAGCAGCTTCGAGACATTGAACAGCTCGGTGTTGCTGAACGCCCCGGCGATGGCCGAGTTCTTGGTGAGCGCGATGAAGATGCTGCTCATGGGGGGAATCACGGACCGGGTGGCCTGGGGGAACACGATCAGCCGGAGGGTCTGGAAGAAGGTCATCCCCAGGCTGCGGGCGGCCTCCGCCTGGCCGAGCGGCACGGTGTTGATACCGGACCGCACGGCCTCGCAGACGAAGGACGACGTGTAGCAGCCCAGCGCCCCCATGGCGAGAACGAACGGGCTCGTTCCGGGGAAGAAGATCTGCGGGATCACGAAGAACGCGATCAGGAACAGCAGGGTCAGCGGGGTGTTGCGCAGCAGGGTGACCCAGGCCGTCCCGAACGCCCGCAGCGGCGGTATGGGCGACACCCGGAAGCCGGCTATGACAATGCCCAGGACGAGAGCCAGCGCCGCACTGGCCGCCGTGATGGAGAGGGTTCCCAGGAACCCCTCACGGAACTGGGGCAAATGATCGAGGAGTACGTTCATCGATTCTCCGCGGTAGCGGTCAGGTCAGCGGCGTGCGGAGCGCACCGGCTTCCAGGCGAACGGGGAATCCTGCTCAGTAGCGGGGCAGGGGGGTCTTCGG is from Streptomyces hygroscopicus and encodes:
- a CDS encoding amino acid ABC transporter permease codes for the protein MSSSVLYDAPGPKARVRNRIYSVVGGLAVLGLIVFAVVRLNDKGQFAPEMWDIFNYAGVRTSIRDGVVTTLKVFAVAAVLSLALGVLLAVGRLSDHKAVRWFATGFIELFRAVPLLITIYVLWVLFLTYRSDLGLSGDNTGFWALVIGLTVYNGSVQAEVLRAGINSVPRGQREAAYALGMRKTQVMLTVLVPQAVRAMLPTIISQLVVTLKDTSLGYVITYQELLFQLQQLAGNIVVNDDNPYVPVIIVGGAIYIAMCLALSALATWIERRGRRAKTGIRVADAGQPLAATDALDVVDHSTVSAPDAPTGKTN
- a CDS encoding amino acid ABC transporter permease, translating into MNVLLDHLPQFREGFLGTLSITAASAALALVLGIVIAGFRVSPIPPLRAFGTAWVTLLRNTPLTLLFLIAFFVIPQIFFPGTSPFVLAMGALGCYTSSFVCEAVRSGINTVPLGQAEAARSLGMTFFQTLRLIVFPQATRSVIPPMSSIFIALTKNSAIAGAFSNTELFNVSKLLSDKGFAIGWIFLWIALCYLVITFAISGLFRLLESRLEVAR